In the Sandaracinus amylolyticus genome, CCGGAAGGCGTGTGGAGCTTTCGCGAGCATCGCGAAGGAGACGTGACGCTCACGCTCGGAAGCGACCGCACGGTCGCGGTGCCCGTCGACGCGCTCTACGCCGGGGTCGACGTCACCGCGACGGGCTGACTCGGCGCATCACGAGCATCACGTACCCGTACTCTCCCCGGGTCGCGCGCCACAGCGCGATCTCGCGGCGCGCGCTCTCGATCGCCGCGTGCATCGTCGGGTCCGAGGCCAGCGCGTCGCAGCGCGCTTCGAGCGGCGCGTAGTACGCGTCCCATGCGCGCTCGGGCAGCACGAGCGTCTCGATCACCTCGAGCCCCGCGCTCTGCGCGCGTCGCGTCGTGCCCTCGACGTTGGTCATGTCGGGGTACGCCTCGGCCCAGAACGCGCGCGCCGTCTCGGACGGGGCGCGCAGCCAGCACAGCTCGCTCACCACCGCGTGCGCGCCCGGTCTCATCACCCGACGCCACGATCGCAGCGCGGCCTCGAAGCCCATCACGTACGCCGCGCCCTCGGACCAGATCAGATCGACGCTCTCGTCCGGGTCGGAGAGCGCGTCCATCGACTCGTTCCGCGTTCGCAGGCTCGGCGGCGCGCCCCGCGCCGCTTCCTCGAGGAAGGGCGGGTGCACGTCGATCGCGATCACCTCCGCGTCGGGCTGCTCCGCCGCGATCATCCGTGCGCTGCGCCCGGTGCCGCACCCGATGTCGAGCACGCGTGCCCGCGGCGGCAGCGGCATCACCCGCCGCAGCGCCGCGCGCGAGGTCTCGTCGTCTCCGGGCGCCAGCAGCGCGAGCCGGTCGTAGAGCCGGAAGAGCGCGTCCATCGTCGCGATCTGCCATGGGACGCACATTCTGAAAATCGTCTGTCGGCTCCGGCCATACTCGTTCGTCTTACGAAAGGACGAGGTGCGATCCCCATGCTCTACGCGATCCTCTGTTACGACTCGGAAGAGCTCGTCGAGGGCTGGCCCAAGGACCAGGACGAGGCCGTCATGAAGCGGCTCGGCGTCGTCCAGGACGAGCTGCGCGCGAAGGGACGCCTCGGTCCGGTCGCTCGCCTGATGCCCACCACCGCGGCGACCTCGCTGCGCAAGGGACGCGAGACGATCGTGATGGACGGGCCCTTCGCCGAGACGAAGGAGCAGCTCCTCGGCTTCTACGTCGTCGAGTGCGAGTCGCTCGAAGAGGCGATCGAGACCGCGAAGAAGCTCGGCGGCGCGAGCGAGGGCCACGGCACCTTCGAGATCCGTCCGCTGCGCTACTTCGCACCGAACGGGAGCACTGTGTCGACCGGGAGCCGCGTGACGTGACGGAGCTCGCGTGGATCGGCACGGCGCTCGGCGCGGCCCGCCCTCAGGTGGTCGCCGCGCTGCTGCGTTACTTCCGAGATCTCGACCTCGCCGAAGAGGCGTATCAGGAAGCGTGCCTCCGCGCGCTCAAGAATTGGCCGCAGAACGGGCCGCCGCGCGATCCCGCGTCGTGGCTGATCTTCGTCGGGCGCAACGCCGCGATGGACGTGGTGCGACGCCGCAAGAAGCAGCGCGAGCTGCCCGACGAGGACGCGATCTCCGACACCGACGACGCCGAGACGTCGCTCGCGGAAGGGCTCGACGGAGCGCACTACCGCGACGACATCCTGCGCCTGCTCTTCATCTGCGTTCACCCCGAGCTCCCTGCGACCCAGCAGATCGCGCTCGCGCTGCGCATCGTGTGCGGCCTCTCGGTGCCCCAGATCGCGCGCGCGTTCCTGGTCAGCGAGAGCGCGATGGAGCAGCGCATCACCCGCGCGAAGGCGCGCATCGCGGACGCGAAGGTGCCCTACGAGACACCGGGCGAGCCCGAGCGCGCGGAGCGCCTCTCGGCGGTCGCGTCGGTGCTGTATCTGATGTTCAACGAGGGCTACTCCGCGCCCGACGGTGCGAGCGCCGATGCCCGCGCGCCGCTCTGCGACGAGGCGATCCGGCTCGCGCGCCTCTTGATGCGACTCTTCCGGCACGAGCCCGAGATCATGGGGCTCACCGCGCTCTTCTTGCTGCAGCACGCGCGCACCGCGGCGCGCTTCGACGGCCACGGCGAGATCGTCCTGCTCGAGGCGCAGGATCGCGGCCTCTGGGATCGCGCGCTGATCGACGAGGGCCTCGCGCTGCTCGACAAGGCGATGCGCCATCGGCGTCCCGACCCCTATCAGGTGCAGGCCGCGATCGCGGCGCTCCACGCACGCGCGGCGCGCGCCGAGGACACCGACTGGGCGCAGATCGATCGGCTCTACGCGACGCTCGAGCGACTGACGCCGTCGCCGGTGATCACGCTGAACCGCGCGGTCGCGGTGTCGAAGACGCGCGGCGCGGCGGACGCGCTCGCGATGCTCGAGCCCCTGGCGCCCAAGCTCTCGGGGTACTTCCACTTCTTCGGCCTCAAGGGGGCGCTGCTCCTGCAGCTCGGTCGCGACGACGAGGCGCGCACCGCGTTCGGCCAGGCGATCGCGCTGGCGCGCACCCCCGCGGAGGCAGCCCACATTCGGATGCACCTCGACCGCCTCCAGTCCGACGCGAAGGTCTGACCCCTTGCCGGAGTGCTCGTCCCGCAGGTCCCGGACCGGAGCGCGCAAAGCACGCGGACGGTAGGGACCGGCGGGCGAGCCGATCTTCGACAGTCTTCGACCTCGAAAAAAAGATCGAAGCGCGTGTCGGGACGGTCAGGGCTCGTTCGTCCTGTGAGCACGAGGAGGCTCCCATGACGATCCGGCAGGTCGATCCCTATCTCTCGTTCGACGGTGATGCCACCGCGGCGATCGCGCTCTACGAGCGCGCGCTCGGTGCCGAGGTCGAGCGCATCATGCGCTACGGCGACGTGAAGGAGTTCGCGTTCGCGCCCGACCACGCGAGCCGCGTGATGCACTGCGTGTTGCGGCTCGGCGCGTCGCGCGTGCTGCTGAGCGACGCACCGCCCGGCATGGAGCTCGCCCCCGCGAGCCGCGTCCACGTGTCGCTCGACTTCGACGATCCCGCGGAGGCGGCCGCGAAGTTCGACGCGCTCGCGGCCGGTGGGCGCGTGCTCTACCCGCTCCACGACACGTTCTTCGGCGCGACGCTCGGCGGCCTCACCGATCGATTCGGCATCTCGTGGACGTTCCACTGCGCGGTCCCGGCGAACAAGGCCTGAGAGGAGAGACGGACATGGAAATGGCCATCACGCAGCAGCAGCCCGTCTCGATCGCGCCGACCAAGGCGCGGCTCTGGGCAGGACGGATCCTCGGCGGCCTCGCGGTCGTGTTCCTGCTCACCGACGGGCTCGTGAAGTTCACCGCGCTCGAGGGCGTCGTCGAGGCGCACGCGCGGCTCGGCATCCCGATGCACCTCGCGCCGGTGATCGGCGCGCTCGAGCTCGCGTGTCTCGCGCTCTATCTGGTGCCGCGCACGTCGCTGATCGGTGCGCTGATGTTCACCGGATATCTCGGCGGCGCGGTCGCGATCCACGTGCGCAGCGGGACGCCGTTCTGGTTCCCCCTGGTGATCGCCGCGATGCTCTGGGGCTCGCTCGCCCTGCGTGACTCGCGTGTGATCGCGCTGCTGCGAGGGAAGTGAGATGCGCTCCTCGATCGCGCTCGTTCCCTCGGCGCTGCGCAGCACGCGCGCGGTGCTCGCCGGCGCCCTCGTCGTCGCGGTGGTGTCGACCGCGATCGACATGGCGCTCCACGCGACCGGCATCTATCCGCCCTTCGGAGAGCCGATGTCGGAGTCGCTCTTCGTGCTCGCGCTCGGGTATCGAATCGTGGTGAGCGTCGCAGGCGGATGGCTCACCGCGCGCCTCGCCCCGTCGCGACCGATGACGCACGTGCACGTGCTCGGCGCGATCGGCCTCTTCGCGGGTGCCATCGGTGCGATCGCGACGTGGGACGCGGGCCCGGAGTTCGGCCCGAAATGGTACGCAATCGCGGTCGCGGCGACGTCGCTGCCGAGCGTGTGGATGGGCGGACGGCTGCGCGCGAAGCGGGCGTGAATGCGATCTGCGCTCTCGAGCGTCAGCGCGAGCGCGCGTCGCAATCAGAGCGTCGGGATGCTCTCCGCGAAGCTCCGGTGCGCGACCGGCCCGTGCGCGAAGAGCGCGTCGAGCATCGCGCAGCGGTCGGGCTCTTCTTGCGCGCTACATGCGAGCCACTCGCTGCGCAGCAGGTCGAGCTCCACGAGATCGGTGTCGCGCGGCCGGAGCGCGCGCGACACGAACGCGTCGGTGAAGTCGATCGTCTCGTCGCGCACCTCGCCGCTGTGGCACCCGCCGCACGTCGTGCCGCTCTCGTAGCGCACGCGCTCGTAGGGCGCGGCGGGCGAGACCGGCGTCTCGATCGGCAGGTGCAGCTCGGCCTTGCGGCTCCGCGTCTCCTCGACGAATTCGGCGAGCTCGAGCAGCGGCGCGCCCTCTCCGTCGGGCACGACCGAGAGCACCACGTCGCCGATGAACAGGAAGATGCGCGGGCTGCGCTCGCCGAACGCCGGCTGCGCGCTCACCCGGCTGAGCGTCGCCTCCACGTAGAGCGGCCGATCGAGCGCCTCGAGGAAGCACGGGATCGTGACCGGCGAGGGCAGCGCGTTGATCAGCGTGACGACCTCGTCGATCGTCCGGGGCGATCCGCTCACACCCTCGGGCGGCGTGCAGCGCCTGCTCGTCGATCCATCGCTCTGGGTCGACGCATCACTCGTCGCCCGAGGCGGCGCCGTCGAACAGCCCACCAGCACGATTATCAGGAGCGCGAGCGACCCACGAGCCATCGAGGCGCGATCGTGCCGAGAGTCACCCACGTTTCAAGCGCACCTCACGGCACACCCGCGCCCCGGACGAATCCCGATCACGACACCGGCGGCGTCGGCGGCAGCGGCTCGTCGCCGTCGTCGTCGACCGGCGTCTCGGGCTCGGTGCTCGCGCGCGTCGACGCGCGGTACGCATCGAGCGGGCTCACCGCGCGGCGGAACCGCGCGACCGACGTCTCGTCGTCCTCGTCGAGCTCTGCGACCAGCACGCGGCTGTACCCGGCGATCGACTTCATCGCGCGCGCGATGGCGTCCTGCACCGCTGTCGTGCTCGGCATCTCCGGCGTCGACCGACCGAGCCCCAGCGCCTCGCCGAGGCTGGCGTGGGTGATCCGCACGCCATCCAGGAACGGCGCGCCCGCGATCGTGATCACGTCGCGCTCGACCACGCCGCTCATCTTCGCGAGGCGCGTCTCGCCCTCGAAGAACGCGGTGTCGTAGTTGCCCGCGACGAACGCGAGCCCGCTCGGGAAGATCGCCTCGAGCACCTCCGCCGCACGCGGCGCGAGCGGATAGACGTCGGGCGCGAGCTTGGTGCCGGCGTCATGCAGCGCGCTCCACGCGCGAGCGTGCGCGATGCCGAAGGGGCGAGTGCGCGCCGGCTCGCCGAGTCGCGCTCGTGGATGACGACGCGCAGCGATTCGCCATCGCTGCGCATCTGCCGGAGCGCGCGGTGCAGCAGCTGCGAGGGATCGGCGGGTGCGTGCTTGAGAGGCGGCGCACCAGCAGCACGCCGGAAGGCCCGTCGAAGCGGGGGAGTGGACACCCGCCTCGCCGATCGCTACCGCGGCACTCGCCGTCGACGGCGCGACGCCTTGAACCCTGTCGGAAACGGTTTGAACTCGCTTCGTGAGTCCGGTGCGACTGTGGTCTGCGCCTCGCGCAACCGACGAATGTTCATCTCAGCCGTAACGAAGAAATCATGAACTCCGCCTTTGATGCGCACCACGTCGCGCCGGAACTCCTCGCGAAATGGTGCCCGAATTCGGCTGTCGCCGTACTCTCGATTGTTTGCCTGAACGATAAATGCGTGGAGGTCGTGCGCACTCGACTCAACTAGAGCGTTGAACGTGTTGACGTCAGGATTCCACTCTGGAATGAAGAGCGCGTCTACACTTCCTTGAAAACGTGCCCGGTTTTTAATGCTCGCGAGATCGCTGCAGATCAGGACCCCAAAAGCCACGTCGCCGTGCTCGTAGACCGGACGCGCCGCCTCCAACTGGCGCGACCCGACTTTCAGCACGCCCCGACCGGTGAGTCGCCGCACTTCATCTTCCTCATGCCACGCTGGATGGATCTTCGGCTGCTCGAATGCGACCGCCACTCGGAAGCCGCCCGCATCGGACACGAGAGAGACGAGGGCATCATTCCTCGAGCCCCTGTTCGTGCGCTTGTGCTCGAGACCAGCGATCAATGAGATGCCAGCGTTTGCCAACTTAGTCGCGACGGGTGCGGCCCAGTCCCGCGGTAGCGAGCATTCCGGTAGCGCTACGTAGTGCGGTCGTGCCGTGTCGGAAGTGATGAGTCCGTTCAGCAGGCGCATCAGCGAACTGTATCGCTCCAAACTATGGTCCGGAACACCGAGAACCGCGTTGACGAACTGCTGCTCGCTCGTACGCAAATTCACGACGCTCACCCGAACCAGCGCATGCCGTTCGCCGGTGACACGGATCGTCATATGACCATCGTTGTCGGTTTCGACGAACGGGAAGCTCGCGCCGCGAAGCCACGTTCCGCGGATCGCATTTACGAATCGATACATGTCGCCGAATCGGTCCGAACTTGGGCGAAGTGCGGACGAGATCTCGGGGATGCTGGGGCGACGTGTTGAGAAGACAACATGGTTCAGGCTCGGAAGCGGTCGCTTCGCCTCGTCCGCATACGTGGCGATGTCGCCCGCCGCGAACACGTTCGGGTAGACACCCGTTTCGGCGCTCTCCACTGTCTCGGCCGCGATGTCACCGCGGATCCAGGCGCGGTAGTATGGAATCAGACCCCAGTCGACGTCCTTCAGCGCACGACTCTCGGCGGTGACCCACGCCGTCGATTTTCCGTTGTGCGCGTGTGTGCACCCAAAAACGTCGCACACCCGCGAAACCAGTGCTGCGATGCGAATCTCGTGCGCTGTGTCGCTCTGGGCGCCGAGGATCCGCTCGCGGACGCGGCTACCCAGGTTCGCCCAGCAACTTCTCGCCTGCACCGTGCGACCCTGCGCAGTAGTCTCCTCGAGTGTTTCGAGAACGTCGCGTACACGGTCGATTGTCGCGTCAGCCTCCGACCAGTCGGCGCACCGAGTCATGATTGCAAAGAGATCGGGGATGTAGTTCGCATACTCGAAGAGACCACGCGGCGTGATGAGGTGCCGCTGGGCCAATCCGTAGAACTCCCGTCGTCTTTCCACCCAAACGTCGGGGTGTAGGTCGCGGACGTGCGAACGAACGTCATTGAGTAGTAGTCGGAAACCAGCGCGCCGGAGAGTGACCGCGTCGGCCTTGCGGAGCGCGTCCGACTCGAGCGTCGCATCGGAACTGGAGACCAGCGCGTCAGCTGCCATCTCCGACTCGCTTGGGGGCAGTACTGGAAGTCGTCGGTGCCGACTCGAGAGGCGACGAATCGACTCCTCGATCGGTTTTAGCAGATCGAGACCGGCGGTTCCGGAGAGCTGAAATACGCGCTGCTTCTTCCCTTTGAATTCGAGTCTCGAGTTTTTTGCGTACGGGAGCTCGACCTCGATGCCGCCGTCTGGACCTGCTTTCGCCGTGACCACCATACCGGCTCGTCTCGTTCCGTAGAGTCGGAGTCGCGCGGCGATCCACTCTAGGACTTCATCCCCGTTGCCGAACAGCTTCGATGGCCGGATGACCAGGAACACGTCATCAACGTATCGTCCGTAGTAGATGGGCAGCAACTCCTGCGCGACAGCAATGTCGAACTCGGCGAGCAGACAGTTGGCGATAACGCTCGACGCACTGAGTCCGACGGGCAATCCGCGGCTATGCGGTTCACGTTCGTCCGAGCGAGACCGCCAGAGATTGATCGCTTTTACTAACTTCTGCGTGAACGCGCGATCACCCGCTGACAATCGAATATCGAGCGCGCTCAGATAGCTTTCTTCGAGTAGGAATCGGGCGTCGACCTCGTGGTAGAATCGATGAAGGTCCATCGTAATGGCGACGATGTCGTGGCCCCGCTCGAGTTCACGACGCATTTCGAAAAGGCCGTTTCGGCGCCAGTTCCCATACCCGATGACGTATGGATCGAAAAGCCCGTACGCGCGCTCGTTGACACCATCGTGCGAGCCGTCTTGGCCGCGCCGCCTACGGATCCTGTTTCCGTATACGTGCTTTCTACTCAGCACACCATCGTAGTGCACGCCGACCTTCATGACCCACAGCGCTGACACGATCATGAAATCGACGGTAGCGTCGATTACTGGTCTGAACGTCGCCTTCGCCCTGTGGCCGTCGGGATTGGACCTCCTCCACTGACGCAGACCATCACTGTCGTAGAACTGCACGGCAGTCGTCGACTCGTCTTTGTCTCCTCTGTCGAGCGACTTCGGCACGTATGTGATCGCGCCGAGGAAATCTGGATCCGTATGCCAGTCTGCCGTCCGACTCCGGAGTCGCGCGCTGAGTCCTGTGAGATTGCGCTCAAGATTCCGCTCGTAGGCAGCGAACTTCGCTCCGTGAGCGGTGTTTGCGTCGAAGTAGGCCTCCTGTTTCGCTTTTCGGTAGGCGATCATCAGATCGTCCATGCTGAACAGGAGTTTGCTCATGAGTTCCTCACGATAGGGATGCGGTCAATCACAGCGCACTGATCAAGACCTCTCGTCGCCCGCCCGCCTTCCCAGTTGCCGGCCCCACGACGCCCTCGGCTTCCATCTTCTCCACCAGCTTGGCGGCCTTGTTGTAGCCGATGCCGAGCTGACGCTGGATGTGCGAGATCGAGCAGTATCCGGCCGTCGCCACGCACGCGACTGCGCGGTCATAAAGAGGATCGTCCGACTGCGACGGACCCTCGTCGCCGAGCACTTCGCCGCTCTCTTCGTCACGGGGCGCGAGGATCTTCTCGTCGTAGACCGGCTTGCCCTGCTCGCGCAGGTGATCGCAGAGCCCCTGCACCTCGTGCTCCGAGACGTACGCCGAGTGCACGCGACGCAGGTCGCTGGCGCCCGGCGGGATCATCAGCATGTCGCCCTGACCCAGCAGGTGCTCTGCGCCAATCCGCCCGAGGATCGTCTTGCTGTCCTCGCGCTGGCTCACCTTGAACGCGATGCGCGCCGGGAAGTTCGCCTTGATCATGCCGGTGATCACGTCGACCGAGGGACGCTGGGTCGCGAGGATCACGTGGATGCCCGCCGCGCGCGCCTTCTGCGCCAAGCGCGCGATCGCCGCCTCGACGTCCTTCGCCGCGACCATCATCAGGTCCGCGAACTCGTCGACCACCACCACCACGTAGGGCAGCTTCGTCGGCATCGGCACCGCGTCCGCGGCCTCGTCGTCGACGGGATTCAGATAGACGTCTTCGCCGTCGACGCCCTGCGCCTTCTGCTTGCCCGCCTTCTTCGGCGCGAGCTTCTCGGGCGCGAGCTCTCCGCGCAGCACCTTCTCGACGCGCTCGTTGTAGGTCGTGATGTTGCGCGCGCCCGCGTCGGCGAAGAGCTGATATCGACGCTCCATCTCGTCGACTGCCCACCTCAGCGCGAGACTGGCCTTCTTCATGTCGGTGACGACCGGAAGAAGCATGTGCGGAATCCCGTCGAACACCGCGAGCTCGACCACCTTCGGGTCGATCATCAACATCCGCACTTCTTCGGGGGTCCGCTTCATCAGCAGCGAACAGAGCATCACGTTCAGACCGACGCTCTTGCCCGCGCCGGTCGCGCCCGCGACGAGCAGGTGCGGCATCTTCGCGAGATCGCCGTAGACCGGCTGGCCCGCGATGTCCTTGCCGAACGCGGTGGGCAGCGCGGCCTTCTCCGCGTTCTCCTCCCACCGGCGATCCTCGAGGATGTCGCGCAGGAAGACGGTCTGTCGGTGCTTGTTCGGGAGCTCGAAGCCGACGCGCGCCTTGCCCGGGATCGGCGCGACGATGCGGACCT is a window encoding:
- a CDS encoding class I SAM-dependent methyltransferase — encoded protein: MCVPWQIATMDALFRLYDRLALLAPGDDETSRAALRRVMPLPPRARVLDIGCGTGRSARMIAAEQPDAEVIAIDVHPPFLEEAARGAPPSLRTRNESMDALSDPDESVDLIWSEGAAYVMGFEAALRSWRRVMRPGAHAVVSELCWLRAPSETARAFWAEAYPDMTNVEGTTRRAQSAGLEVIETLVLPERAWDAYYAPLEARCDALASDPTMHAAIESARREIALWRATRGEYGYVMLVMRRVSPSR
- a CDS encoding DoxX family protein, whose protein sequence is MEMAITQQQPVSIAPTKARLWAGRILGGLAVVFLLTDGLVKFTALEGVVEAHARLGIPMHLAPVIGALELACLALYLVPRTSLIGALMFTGYLGGAVAIHVRSGTPFWFPLVIAAMLWGSLALRDSRVIALLRGK
- a CDS encoding reverse transcriptase domain-containing protein, whose amino-acid sequence is MSKLLFSMDDLMIAYRKAKQEAYFDANTAHGAKFAAYERNLERNLTGLSARLRSRTADWHTDPDFLGAITYVPKSLDRGDKDESTTAVQFYDSDGLRQWRRSNPDGHRAKATFRPVIDATVDFMIVSALWVMKVGVHYDGVLSRKHVYGNRIRRRRGQDGSHDGVNERAYGLFDPYVIGYGNWRRNGLFEMRRELERGHDIVAITMDLHRFYHEVDARFLLEESYLSALDIRLSAGDRAFTQKLVKAINLWRSRSDEREPHSRGLPVGLSASSVIANCLLAEFDIAVAQELLPIYYGRYVDDVFLVIRPSKLFGNGDEVLEWIAARLRLYGTRRAGMVVTAKAGPDGGIEVELPYAKNSRLEFKGKKQRVFQLSGTAGLDLLKPIEESIRRLSSRHRRLPVLPPSESEMAADALVSSSDATLESDALRKADAVTLRRAGFRLLLNDVRSHVRDLHPDVWVERRREFYGLAQRHLITPRGLFEYANYIPDLFAIMTRCADWSEADATIDRVRDVLETLEETTAQGRTVQARSCWANLGSRVRERILGAQSDTAHEIRIAALVSRVCDVFGCTHAHNGKSTAWVTAESRALKDVDWGLIPYYRAWIRGDIAAETVESAETGVYPNVFAAGDIATYADEAKRPLPSLNHVVFSTRRPSIPEISSALRPSSDRFGDMYRFVNAIRGTWLRGASFPFVETDNDGHMTIRVTGERHALVRVSVVNLRTSEQQFVNAVLGVPDHSLERYSSLMRLLNGLITSDTARPHYVALPECSLPRDWAAPVATKLANAGISLIAGLEHKRTNRGSRNDALVSLVSDAGGFRVAVAFEQPKIHPAWHEEDEVRRLTGRGVLKVGSRQLEAARPVYEHGDVAFGVLICSDLASIKNRARFQGSVDALFIPEWNPDVNTFNALVESSAHDLHAFIVQANNREYGDSRIRAPFREEFRRDVVRIKGGVHDFFVTAEMNIRRLREAQTTVAPDSRSEFKPFPTGFKASRRRRRVPR
- a CDS encoding YciI family protein, with product MLYAILCYDSEELVEGWPKDQDEAVMKRLGVVQDELRAKGRLGPVARLMPTTAATSLRKGRETIVMDGPFAETKEQLLGFYVVECESLEEAIETAKKLGGASEGHGTFEIRPLRYFAPNGSTVSTGSRVT
- a CDS encoding RNA polymerase sigma factor; this encodes MTELAWIGTALGAARPQVVAALLRYFRDLDLAEEAYQEACLRALKNWPQNGPPRDPASWLIFVGRNAAMDVVRRRKKQRELPDEDAISDTDDAETSLAEGLDGAHYRDDILRLLFICVHPELPATQQIALALRIVCGLSVPQIARAFLVSESAMEQRITRAKARIADAKVPYETPGEPERAERLSAVASVLYLMFNEGYSAPDGASADARAPLCDEAIRLARLLMRLFRHEPEIMGLTALFLLQHARTAARFDGHGEIVLLEAQDRGLWDRALIDEGLALLDKAMRHRRPDPYQVQAAIAALHARAARAEDTDWAQIDRLYATLERLTPSPVITLNRAVAVSKTRGAADALAMLEPLAPKLSGYFHFFGLKGALLLQLGRDDEARTAFGQAIALARTPAEAAHIRMHLDRLQSDAKV
- a CDS encoding VOC family protein, coding for MTIRQVDPYLSFDGDATAAIALYERALGAEVERIMRYGDVKEFAFAPDHASRVMHCVLRLGASRVLLSDAPPGMELAPASRVHVSLDFDDPAEAAAKFDALAAGGRVLYPLHDTFFGATLGGLTDRFGISWTFHCAVPANKA